The Candidatus Manganitrophus noduliformans genome includes a window with the following:
- the hslU gene encoding ATP-dependent protease ATPase subunit HslU yields the protein MTFNEEYGHLIPRKIVEELDRYIIGQREAKRMVAIALRNRWRRQHLPPELRDEVLPKNIIMIGPTGVGKTEISRRLAKLAGAPFVKVEASKFTEVGYVGRDVESMVRDLVELSINMVKAQHAETVKEKAAKLAEERLLDLLLPPPTTTQAPGIFSETREPVPVYSESYEQSREKLRQQLREGKLNERAVELEVKDKNFPPVGVISNVGMEDLEMNLREMLGNMMPGRKKRRRVKVPEALALLGQEESQKLIDMDEVTRDAVQRAENAGIIFIDEIDKVASREKGAGPDVSREGVQRDLLPIVEGSTVNTKYGVVKTDHILFIAAGAFHTAKPSDLIPELQGRFPIRVELTSLGKDDFVRILTEPQNALTRQYVALMGTEGIHLEFTRDGIEEIAATAVSVNERTENIGARRLFTIMERLLDQVSFEAPEMTEKKVVIDAKMVRERMQDIVKDEDLSRYIL from the coding sequence ATGACATTTAATGAGGAATACGGCCATTTGATTCCGCGGAAGATCGTGGAGGAGCTCGACCGGTATATCATCGGCCAGCGCGAGGCGAAGCGGATGGTGGCGATCGCCTTGCGCAACCGCTGGCGCCGCCAGCACCTCCCGCCGGAATTGCGGGATGAGGTCCTCCCGAAAAACATCATCATGATCGGCCCGACGGGCGTTGGGAAGACGGAGATCTCGCGCCGATTGGCGAAGCTGGCGGGCGCTCCTTTTGTCAAGGTCGAGGCCTCGAAGTTTACCGAGGTCGGCTATGTCGGCCGCGACGTCGAGTCGATGGTGCGCGATCTGGTGGAGCTGTCGATCAACATGGTCAAGGCGCAACATGCCGAGACGGTGAAGGAGAAGGCGGCGAAGCTGGCGGAAGAGCGGCTGCTCGATCTCCTGCTTCCCCCCCCGACGACGACACAGGCCCCGGGCATCTTCAGCGAGACGCGGGAACCGGTCCCCGTCTACTCCGAGTCGTACGAGCAGAGCCGTGAAAAGCTGCGCCAGCAGCTGCGCGAGGGAAAGCTCAACGAGCGGGCGGTGGAGCTGGAGGTGAAGGATAAAAACTTCCCGCCGGTCGGGGTGATCTCGAACGTCGGCATGGAAGATCTGGAGATGAATCTGCGCGAGATGCTCGGCAACATGATGCCGGGGCGGAAGAAGAGACGGCGGGTCAAGGTGCCGGAGGCCCTCGCGCTCCTCGGCCAGGAGGAGTCGCAAAAGTTGATCGACATGGACGAGGTGACCCGGGATGCGGTTCAGCGGGCCGAAAACGCCGGGATCATTTTTATCGACGAGATCGACAAAGTGGCCAGCCGTGAAAAAGGGGCCGGCCCCGACGTTTCCCGAGAAGGGGTCCAGCGCGATCTGCTCCCGATCGTCGAAGGGTCGACCGTCAACACCAAATACGGGGTGGTGAAGACCGACCATATCCTCTTCATCGCCGCCGGCGCCTTTCATACCGCCAAGCCGTCCGATCTGATCCCCGAGCTGCAGGGGCGGTTCCCGATCCGGGTCGAATTGACCTCGCTCGGAAAGGACGATTTCGTCCGGATCTTGACCGAGCCGCAAAACGCCCTCACCCGGCAATATGTCGCCCTGATGGGGACCGAGGGGATTCATCTTGAGTTTACCCGGGACGGAATCGAAGAGATCGCCGCGACCGCGGTCAGCGTCAACGAGCGGACCGAAAACATCGGCGCGCGGCGGCTTTTCACCATTATGGAGCGGCTGCTCGACCAGGTCTCGTTCGAGGCGCCGGAGATGACCGAAAAGAAGGTCGTCATCGATGCGAAAATGGTCCGGGAGAGGATGCAGGATATCGTAAAAGATGAAGATCTCAGCCGGTATATTCTCTAG
- the argB gene encoding acetylglutamate kinase → MSNLQDKAQILVEALPYIRAFFGKTIVIKYGGAAMTEKALKIRFAEDVVLMKYVGMNPVIVHGGGPQISGMMKRLGKEPKFVKGVRVTDAETMEIVEMVLGGTINKEIVSLINQHGGKGVGLTGKDGALIQAKPMKGEEEMGQVGDVKTIDPQIIKTLEGGRFIPVISPVGADEEGRSYNINADLAAGKVASALSAEKLLILTDVPGILDDKGKLLPTLSRKEVQKLIKKGTISKGMLPKVEAALSAVEGGVQKAHIIDGRVPHALLLEIFTDQGVGTEIIA, encoded by the coding sequence ATGAGCAATCTCCAAGATAAAGCCCAAATTCTCGTCGAGGCGCTTCCGTATATCCGCGCCTTCTTCGGAAAGACGATTGTCATTAAATACGGCGGGGCGGCGATGACCGAAAAAGCGCTCAAGATCCGGTTCGCCGAAGATGTCGTGTTGATGAAATATGTCGGGATGAATCCGGTGATCGTCCACGGCGGCGGCCCGCAGATCTCGGGGATGATGAAGCGGCTCGGAAAAGAGCCGAAGTTCGTCAAAGGGGTCCGGGTGACCGATGCCGAGACGATGGAGATCGTCGAGATGGTGCTGGGAGGAACGATCAATAAAGAGATCGTCTCTCTCATCAATCAACACGGCGGCAAGGGGGTCGGCCTGACCGGAAAAGACGGCGCGCTGATTCAGGCGAAGCCGATGAAGGGGGAAGAAGAGATGGGGCAGGTCGGCGACGTAAAGACGATCGATCCGCAGATCATCAAGACGTTGGAGGGGGGACGGTTTATCCCGGTGATCTCCCCCGTCGGCGCCGATGAGGAGGGACGGAGTTACAATATCAACGCCGACCTCGCCGCCGGCAAGGTCGCCTCGGCCCTCTCCGCCGAGAAGCTTCTCATCCTGACCGATGTCCCCGGAATTTTAGACGACAAAGGCAAGCTCCTTCCGACCCTCTCCCGAAAAGAGGTCCAGAAGCTCATCAAAAAAGGAACCATCAGCAAAGGGATGCTCCCGAAGGTCGAGGCGGCCCTCTCCGCCGTCGAAGGGGGGGTCCAAAAGGCGCATATCATCGACGGCCGCGTTCCGCATGCGCTCCTGCTGGAGATCTTCACCGATCAGGGGGTTGGGACGGAGATCATCGCCTAA
- a CDS encoding ATP-binding protein: protein MTHKPDRPLSDEWLIGGGELGALIRAFDWSRTSLGPREAWPQSLRTAVNILLQSPVPIVMLWGEEGVMIYNDAYSGFAGGRHPRLLGSKVLEGWPEVADFNANVMKVGLSGGTLAYRDQHLILYRSGGAEDVWMNLDYSPVIDESGKPAGVLAIVVETTRRVIGERRLWTLREVGLRTASAESVEAVCQAALQAMASENRTDLPYALLFLLNGKEKARLVASYGIEPREEARELDLRDGNAWAASLLRVCETRLAEESRLLDAVSASSASERMLVLPITAGASVEGLLIAGLPPRVGREEDHRDLLHLLAAQISKAVSTAKALEEERKRAEALAELDRAKTAFFSNVSHEFRTPLTLMLGPIEEALSDKERPLPPEQRERVELLHRNALRLLKLVNTLLDFSRIEAGRIQSVYEPTDLASLTADLASVFRSAIEKAGLRFVVDTPPLPEPIYVDREMWEKIVLNLLSNAFKFTFEGEIEVALRWAEDRVELRVRDTGTGIPKEELPHLFERFHRVKGARARTHEGSGIGLALVQELVRLHGGTIGVESEVNRGTTFTVTLPSGAAHLPADRIGRTRTQVSTATGAAPYVEEALRWLPEAQSAHSGVRSEEAALSGTSRSARILLADDNADMREYVERILSRHWTIEAVQDGAAALAAARERAPDLVLTDVMMPEMNGFELLQALRADPRTREIPIILLSARAGEESRVEGLEAGADDYLVKPFSARELTARVGAHLELARLRRETLRSEQQLRLEAEEANRFKSQFFSSVSHDLRTPLNAIVGYIYLLMSETYGPVADSQKTPLDGIQRNVRELLRLINDVLDLARIDSGKMSVELSSVRLSSIIEAITIEMKPLLEMRSLSLQSRIPENLPDIESDAAKIKQIITNLISNAVKFTNEGGVKIEVGELPEEGGVEIAVSDTGMGIEPDLLPKIFERFYQVEESRAFGGSGLGLTIVKELVGLLQGEVRVASEIGKGSTFTVFLPYRPKRIGPG from the coding sequence ATGACTCATAAACCGGATCGACCTCTGTCCGACGAGTGGTTGATCGGAGGGGGTGAACTGGGCGCGCTCATCCGCGCATTCGACTGGTCCAGGACGAGCCTTGGACCGAGAGAGGCGTGGCCGCAGAGCCTGCGGACGGCGGTCAACATCCTGCTGCAATCGCCGGTTCCGATCGTCATGCTCTGGGGTGAAGAGGGCGTGATGATCTACAATGACGCCTACTCCGGTTTTGCGGGCGGCCGGCATCCGCGCCTTCTCGGCTCGAAGGTGCTGGAGGGCTGGCCCGAGGTGGCCGACTTCAATGCCAACGTCATGAAGGTCGGCCTCTCGGGCGGGACGCTCGCCTACCGCGACCAGCACCTGATCCTCTACCGCAGCGGCGGCGCCGAAGATGTCTGGATGAACCTCGATTATAGTCCGGTTATCGACGAGAGCGGAAAACCCGCCGGCGTGTTGGCCATCGTGGTGGAGACCACCCGGCGCGTCATCGGTGAGCGCCGTTTGTGGACGTTGCGTGAGGTCGGCTTGCGCACCGCGTCGGCCGAATCGGTAGAAGCGGTCTGCCAAGCCGCCTTGCAGGCGATGGCATCGGAGAACCGCACCGATCTGCCGTACGCGCTGCTCTTCCTTCTGAACGGAAAAGAGAAGGCCCGCCTGGTCGCTTCCTATGGCATCGAGCCGCGCGAGGAGGCGCGCGAACTCGACCTCCGGGACGGCAATGCGTGGGCCGCATCCCTCCTGCGCGTTTGTGAGACAAGGCTGGCCGAAGAGAGTCGGCTGCTCGACGCCGTCTCGGCGTCGTCGGCCTCCGAGAGGATGCTTGTCCTGCCGATCACGGCCGGCGCATCGGTGGAAGGCCTACTCATCGCCGGCCTCCCTCCACGTGTCGGTCGCGAAGAGGATCACCGCGACCTCCTTCATCTTCTCGCGGCTCAGATTTCCAAGGCGGTTTCCACCGCGAAGGCGCTGGAAGAAGAGCGCAAACGGGCCGAAGCGCTTGCCGAGCTGGATCGGGCGAAGACCGCCTTCTTCAGCAATGTCAGCCATGAGTTTCGCACCCCGCTCACGTTGATGCTCGGACCGATCGAAGAGGCCCTCTCCGACAAGGAAAGACCCCTCCCGCCGGAGCAGCGCGAGCGGGTGGAACTCCTCCATCGCAACGCGTTGCGCCTTTTGAAGTTGGTGAACACCTTGCTCGACTTCTCTCGGATCGAGGCCGGCCGCATTCAGTCAGTCTATGAGCCGACCGATCTCGCCTCTCTGACGGCCGATCTGGCGAGTGTTTTTCGCTCGGCGATCGAAAAGGCCGGTCTTCGCTTCGTCGTCGATACTCCGCCGCTGCCGGAGCCGATTTATGTCGATCGGGAGATGTGGGAGAAGATCGTGCTGAATCTCCTCTCGAATGCGTTTAAATTCACCTTCGAAGGGGAGATCGAGGTGGCGCTGCGCTGGGCGGAGGATCGGGTGGAATTAAGGGTGCGGGATACCGGCACCGGCATTCCGAAAGAGGAGCTGCCGCATCTCTTCGAGCGCTTCCATCGGGTCAAAGGGGCGCGCGCCCGGACGCATGAGGGCTCCGGCATCGGGCTGGCGCTGGTGCAGGAGCTGGTCCGGCTGCACGGCGGTACGATCGGTGTGGAGAGTGAGGTCAACCGGGGGACCACTTTCACGGTGACCCTTCCGTCCGGCGCGGCGCATCTTCCGGCCGATCGGATCGGCCGAACCCGAACGCAGGTTTCGACGGCGACCGGCGCCGCCCCCTATGTGGAAGAGGCGCTCCGTTGGCTCCCGGAAGCGCAGAGCGCCCATTCCGGAGTGCGGAGTGAAGAAGCGGCGCTCAGCGGGACTTCGCGGTCGGCCCGGATTCTGCTTGCCGATGACAACGCCGACATGCGGGAGTATGTGGAGCGAATCCTCTCCCGGCATTGGACGATTGAGGCGGTTCAAGACGGCGCCGCCGCCCTCGCCGCCGCCCGAGAACGAGCGCCTGATCTGGTCTTGACCGATGTAATGATGCCGGAGATGAACGGCTTCGAGCTGCTGCAAGCGCTGCGGGCCGACCCGCGGACGCGGGAAATACCGATCATCCTCCTCTCCGCCCGGGCCGGCGAAGAGTCGCGCGTGGAGGGGCTGGAGGCGGGGGCCGACGACTACCTGGTGAAGCCCTTCTCCGCGCGCGAGCTGACGGCGCGGGTGGGCGCGCATCTGGAGCTGGCCCGTCTTCGACGCGAGACCCTTCGAAGCGAGCAGCAATTGCGTCTGGAGGCGGAGGAGGCGAACCGGTTCAAATCTCAATTCTTCTCGAGCGTCTCCCATGATCTACGGACGCCGCTCAACGCCATCGTCGGTTACATTTATCTTCTTATGAGCGAGACCTACGGCCCCGTGGCCGACAGTCAAAAGACGCCGCTGGACGGCATTCAGAGAAATGTCCGCGAATTGTTAAGATTGATTAATGACGTGCTCGATCTCGCCAGAATCGATTCAGGGAAGATGTCGGTGGAGCTTTCCTCCGTTCGTCTCTCCTCCATCATTGAAGCGATCACCATCGAGATGAAACCCCTTCTGGAAATGAGATCGCTCTCCCTTCAATCCCGCATTCCGGAAAACCTGCCCGATATTGAATCCGACGCCGCCAAGATCAAGCAGATCATCACCAACCTGATCTCCAATGCGGTCAAATTTACGAATGAAGGGGGGGTGAAGATCGAGGTCGGAGAGCTTCCCGAAGAAGGGGGGGTGGAGATCGCCGTGAGCGACACCGGGATGGGGATCGAACCGGACCTCTTGCCGAAGATCTTCGAGCGCTTCTATCAAGTGGAAGAGAGCCGCGCCTTCGGAGGAAGCGGCTTGGGGTTGACCATTGTCAAAGAGCTGGTCGGCTTGCTGCAGGGCGAGGTCCGCGTCGCCAGCGAGATTGGAAAGGGTTCCACCTTTACCGTTTTCCTGCCGTATCGGCCGAAGCGAATCGGACCCGGTTGA
- a CDS encoding acyl-CoA dehydrogenase family protein, producing the protein MPLLDLSEILRRTEEIAREVVAPSAEAVDREGRWPEANLRALQQAGLGGLVIPRESGGLGQGLFALARVCETLGRVCGSTAMCFGMHHVGSAVLAAKATADQKERYLIPINEGRHLTTLALSEPGTGSQFYIPQTRLAEISSDLFQVSGVKSFVTNGGHADSYVISTVAASPNAPPGQFSCVVLPGQAPGMIWQESWKGVGMRGNASRTVEMKNVEVPRRDLLGNEGEEIWYLFTVIAPHFLMAMAGTYIGIAAAALEEIKAHLTRRRQAHSGATLGQQTLIQHRFGALWAEVERTRRLIYHAASQGDAGSADVLPALCSAKAEVADCAVHVANEAMTLAGGIAYREGSILQRCLRDARAAHVMAPTTDNLRIWVGRALLGQPLLGD; encoded by the coding sequence ATGCCGCTGCTGGATTTGAGTGAGATTTTAAGACGGACCGAGGAGATCGCCCGAGAGGTCGTTGCCCCGTCGGCCGAGGCGGTCGATCGGGAGGGACGCTGGCCGGAGGCGAATCTGCGGGCGCTGCAACAGGCGGGCCTCGGCGGACTGGTCATCCCGCGGGAGAGCGGCGGGCTGGGCCAGGGGCTTTTCGCGCTGGCCAGGGTGTGTGAAACGCTCGGCCGAGTGTGCGGATCGACCGCCATGTGTTTCGGGATGCACCACGTAGGGTCTGCCGTCTTGGCCGCCAAGGCGACCGCTGATCAAAAAGAGCGGTATCTGATTCCAATCAATGAAGGAAGGCATCTCACGACGCTGGCACTGAGCGAGCCGGGGACCGGCAGCCAGTTTTATATCCCCCAGACCCGCCTGGCCGAGATCTCTTCCGATCTCTTTCAGGTGAGCGGCGTCAAATCGTTCGTGACCAACGGCGGACATGCCGACTCTTACGTGATCTCCACCGTCGCCGCCTCCCCGAACGCCCCACCCGGTCAGTTCTCTTGCGTCGTCCTCCCGGGGCAGGCGCCCGGGATGATCTGGCAGGAGTCGTGGAAGGGGGTGGGAATGCGTGGAAATGCGTCCCGGACGGTCGAAATGAAGAACGTTGAAGTGCCCCGTCGTGACCTTCTCGGAAACGAAGGGGAGGAGATCTGGTATCTCTTTACGGTGATCGCCCCCCATTTTCTGATGGCGATGGCCGGAACCTACATAGGGATCGCGGCCGCGGCGCTGGAAGAGATAAAGGCCCACCTTACCCGACGCCGCCAGGCCCACAGCGGCGCCACCCTCGGCCAGCAAACGCTGATCCAGCACCGATTCGGCGCCTTATGGGCGGAGGTGGAGCGGACCCGCCGGCTGATCTACCATGCTGCATCCCAGGGGGACGCGGGGAGCGCCGATGTTTTGCCGGCGCTCTGCTCCGCGAAAGCCGAGGTGGCCGACTGCGCCGTCCATGTGGCGAACGAAGCGATGACCCTGGCGGGGGGAATCGCCTATCGAGAAGGATCGATCCTCCAGCGCTGCCTCCGCGACGCGCGTGCTGCCCATGTCATGGCGCCCACCACCGATAATCTAAGGATCTGGGTGGGACGCGCCCTGCTCGGTCAGCCGCTGTTGGGAGATTAG
- a CDS encoding PAS domain-containing sensor histidine kinase translates to MGSVLLVQVDSETKSFLSSDPHTRETLFREASTAQEAVFQLEENAAAMDGVVLGPHLEQPVQVAQQAHLLDPDLSVVVLSPPDRHPQIVHALQFALFIGEEVCCHPLEEARSLGAAVAEAVTRTQQRREYRATVRAMNAAAAIPSPFQAQAAQYLGRLLDHAPIGVVAVDDAGCVLAWNPKAGEIFGKSEREMLGRSMAPLFPEREQQKWRRLIEEGLSAPKKIPYEIIEREREEGTRQWVELRAAALASSIDYETTLLGLARLAVPYLADFCIVDLCEERQIRRVAVVHHDPEKEILLKELQRRYPPDSDSPQPAARAIATGEPELLEEVDEAVVAAHTRDTAHFDLIRRLDLRSHLAVPLIARGRTLGALSLGLTEPGRRYRPSDVVLARELARRAAFAVDHARLYREAQMELAERRRVEEALKEKTAEAEEANRLKSQFLSNVSHELRTPLNAIIGYNSLLIDGVYGALGSKSKEALEAVERNAKDLLKLINDILDLSRIEAGKLSIDRGPVRIRPLVEEIIADIRPLFEKKSLIVELKISEGLPTIESDAGKIRQILSNLLSNAVKFTRQGGITVHINKRPQTEGIEVAVEDTGIGIPDEERDNIFNPFHQVDGSSIRTFGGVGLGLTIVKELIGLLGGEIRVESEVGKGSTFTVSLPYRIAPE, encoded by the coding sequence ATGGGGAGTGTTCTTTTAGTCCAGGTCGATTCCGAAACCAAGTCCTTTCTCTCCTCGGACCCGCATACGCGCGAGACGTTGTTTCGCGAGGCGTCCACCGCGCAAGAAGCGGTCTTTCAATTGGAGGAAAATGCGGCGGCGATGGACGGCGTCGTCCTGGGGCCCCATCTCGAACAGCCGGTGCAGGTCGCCCAACAGGCGCACCTACTCGATCCCGATCTGAGCGTGGTTGTTTTAAGTCCGCCGGACCGCCATCCGCAGATCGTGCATGCCCTGCAATTTGCCCTTTTCATCGGGGAAGAGGTCTGCTGCCACCCGCTCGAAGAAGCGCGTTCTCTCGGAGCGGCGGTCGCGGAGGCCGTCACCCGAACACAACAGCGCCGGGAGTATCGTGCGACGGTTCGCGCGATGAATGCAGCGGCGGCCATCCCTTCACCGTTCCAGGCCCAGGCGGCGCAATACCTCGGGCGTCTGCTCGATCATGCGCCGATCGGTGTCGTCGCTGTGGATGACGCAGGGTGTGTTCTCGCCTGGAATCCCAAGGCAGGAGAGATTTTCGGAAAGAGCGAACGGGAGATGTTGGGCCGGTCCATGGCTCCCCTCTTTCCGGAGCGCGAGCAGCAGAAATGGCGCCGATTAATCGAGGAAGGTCTCTCCGCCCCAAAAAAGATCCCCTATGAAATTATAGAAAGAGAGAGAGAAGAGGGTACCCGCCAGTGGGTCGAGCTTCGCGCGGCGGCGCTGGCGAGTTCGATCGATTATGAGACCACTCTTCTCGGTCTGGCGCGCCTGGCGGTGCCATACCTTGCCGACTTCTGCATTGTCGATCTCTGCGAGGAACGGCAGATCCGCCGGGTGGCGGTGGTGCATCACGATCCGGAAAAAGAAATCCTTTTGAAAGAATTACAGCGTCGTTATCCTCCCGACTCGGATTCTCCCCAGCCGGCGGCGAGGGCCATTGCGACCGGGGAGCCGGAGCTGTTAGAGGAGGTCGATGAAGCGGTGGTCGCAGCCCATACCCGGGACACGGCCCATTTCGATCTGATTCGAAGGCTCGATCTTCGCTCTCATCTTGCTGTGCCGCTGATCGCGCGCGGGCGCACCCTCGGGGCCCTGAGCCTCGGCCTGACCGAACCGGGGCGACGCTATCGGCCTTCGGATGTTGTCTTGGCCAGGGAGTTGGCGCGTCGCGCCGCGTTCGCGGTCGATCATGCCCGTCTCTATCGGGAGGCGCAAATGGAACTGGCCGAGCGTCGGCGGGTAGAAGAAGCGTTGAAGGAAAAGACGGCGGAGGCCGAAGAGGCGAACCGATTAAAGTCCCAATTCCTATCGAATGTCTCTCATGAACTGAGGACCCCTTTAAACGCGATCATCGGGTATAACAGCCTCCTCATCGATGGAGTCTATGGCGCCTTGGGTTCGAAGTCGAAGGAAGCGCTGGAAGCAGTGGAACGGAATGCGAAAGATCTGCTCAAACTGATCAATGATATTCTCGACTTATCCAGAATTGAAGCAGGAAAATTATCGATCGATCGCGGGCCGGTGAGAATTCGACCTTTGGTCGAGGAAATCATCGCCGACATTCGACCTCTTTTCGAAAAAAAATCGCTCATTGTGGAATTAAAAATCTCGGAGGGGTTGCCGACAATCGAGTCGGACGCCGGCAAGATCCGCCAGATCCTGAGCAATCTATTGTCAAATGCCGTAAAATTTACCAGGCAAGGAGGGATTACGGTCCATATCAACAAACGGCCTCAAACGGAGGGGATTGAAGTGGCCGTTGAGGACACCGGCATCGGTATCCCCGACGAAGAGCGCGACAACATCTTCAATCCGTTTCATCAGGTGGACGGTTCTTCCATCCGTACGTTCGGTGGGGTGGGGCTGGGGTTGACGATCGTGAAGGAGTTGATCGGCCTGCTCGGCGGGGAGATCCGAGTTGAGAGCGAGGTGGGGAAGGGCTCCACCTTTACCGTCTCTCTGCCATATCGGATTGCCCCTGAATAG
- a CDS encoding formylglycine-generating enzyme family protein, with product MVQLVFPAIVFIGMILSSCFLRVPPPPPEMVAVPAGEFIRGSDKVDADRQGQEFGSAKPWYLDEHPQHKMHLPAFYIDRYEITNAQYKTFIDATRSRPPVSFFIRSVPPGRENHPVTDVNWHDADRYCKWAGKRLPTEAEWEKAARGTDGREFPWGNEYDNKKLNAGDSGFGDIVPIGSFTAGASPYGAMDMSGNVWEWTADWYQPYPGSDYKHPNFGEKQKVFRGGGWGGQGHFSLPLFYRTAYRSSIPPEEAYADLGFRCAKSP from the coding sequence ATGGTTCAGCTTGTTTTTCCCGCCATCGTCTTTATTGGGATGATCTTATCGAGTTGTTTTCTCCGGGTTCCGCCCCCTCCCCCCGAGATGGTCGCCGTCCCCGCCGGGGAGTTCATTCGGGGAAGCGACAAGGTCGATGCCGACCGCCAGGGGCAAGAGTTCGGCTCTGCAAAACCGTGGTATCTCGACGAGCACCCGCAGCACAAGATGCACCTTCCCGCATTTTATATCGACCGCTACGAAATCACCAACGCCCAATACAAAACCTTCATCGACGCCACCCGATCGCGCCCCCCGGTCTCTTTCTTTATCCGGAGCGTTCCGCCGGGGCGGGAGAACCATCCGGTGACCGACGTCAACTGGCACGATGCCGACCGCTACTGCAAATGGGCCGGAAAACGCCTGCCGACCGAGGCGGAGTGGGAAAAAGCGGCGCGGGGGACCGACGGAAGGGAGTTTCCGTGGGGGAACGAGTACGATAACAAAAAACTGAACGCGGGGGACTCCGGTTTCGGGGATATCGTGCCGATCGGCTCTTTCACGGCGGGCGCCAGCCCCTATGGGGCGATGGACATGTCGGGGAACGTCTGGGAGTGGACCGCCGACTGGTATCAACCCTATCCCGGCTCCGACTACAAACACCCCAACTTCGGAGAGAAGCAGAAAGTGTTCCGGGGAGGGGGATGGGGGGGACAGGGGCATTTCTCTCTGCCGCTTTTTTATCGGACCGCCTACCGCTCGTCGATCCCGCCGGAGGAGGCCTACGCCGATCTCGGATTTCGCTGCGCGAAATCGCCGTAG